The Terriglobus roseus region CGATGGGATCTGTCCATGACGCCAGGAGATAAGCGGATACTTGCCGTGTTGTGTGGTCCGTAGTTCCGCCACAAGTCGTGGACTTTCCTTGGTACCAATGGTGGAGTGCAATTCCATGCCAGTAGAAGCATGTAGCGGCTCTAGCGTGAGTCGAGGCCGCATGCTCTCCTCTGAGTCGGCGCCGGCGTAAAGGCCGTCGATTCCGAAGCTCTCATCATGATTATGAAAATGCTGAAAGTACTGGACATATGCCCTGGCGCGAGCCTCTCCCTGAGGTGTTAGTTCTCGTCCCTTGAGGGGCTTCTCCGCATGCCGAACGATCAAGACAGTATTGTTTGCAAGGAAGTCAGGCGTTGATTGTGCAGCCGTGGTCGATGCTGAGATAAGAAAAGCAATTGCCACAGGTAGTAGGCGCGTGAGCATCAAGGTAGAACTCCAACACGGACAAAAGACCGATATTGGATTCTAGGAATGCTTTCCTTAAGCATTCCTGAAATCAGCTCACTGGAAACATGAAAAGACCATGAATATGTTTGTGTGCTGAAGGGGAGGAATTTAACTGTCCTGGAGACTTCAATGCAGAAGATTGCGGATTCGATTCCTGGATACGACTACGACACGCGTTCTATTCCAAAGAGTTCAGTCACTCTTCAAGAACTTGAGGCGCTCAAGGTTACCGCCGGGTTCACTGATGAGGATGTCCATTTCCTTCGGATGGCAGGAGATGTATTACAAGATCAGACCGAAGCGATTGTTTTGCACTGGCGTAGCGGCATCATTGCTGGCATTCCGAACCTTGCCAGACACTCTAGGAGTCTGGATAACGAGCCACTGCCGGACTACCTCGCAAAGAGCAACCTCCGTTTCAGACAGTGGATTCTGGATACGTGCTTCCGCGAATATGACCAGGAATGGTTGAACTATCAGGAAGAGATTGCGGTTCGCCACACGAGCTTGAAGAAGAACGCCGTTGATGGCGTTGAATCGACGCCATTCGTTCCTTACCGTGACATCGTTGCCTTTGTCCCCGTGCTTAACGAGACGATCCGTCCTTACCTGATTGCGAAA contains the following coding sequences:
- a CDS encoding protoglobin domain-containing protein — encoded protein: MQKIADSIPGYDYDTRSIPKSSVTLQELEALKVTAGFTDEDVHFLRMAGDVLQDQTEAIVLHWRSGIIAGIPNLARHSRSLDNEPLPDYLAKSNLRFRQWILDTCFREYDQEWLNYQEEIAVRHTSLKKNAVDGVESTPFVPYRDIVAFVPVLNETIRPYLIAKGHPDDIVTRMHLAWQRSLQLQIALWSKIYMGLQTSEW